One genomic segment of Hevea brasiliensis isolate MT/VB/25A 57/8 chromosome 3, ASM3005281v1, whole genome shotgun sequence includes these proteins:
- the LOC110636971 gene encoding transcription factor bHLH130 isoform X1 has translation MDSSSNHSYHNQNSQSCSGLLRFRSAPSSLLANFNDNGGSNDSVMSFQVFEDRSAVRVREPPLNYANSPQNYTGLPPHYPRQSSATTSSAMDSCYGLIGSMAMGNHEQAKRFDSNLARQNSSPAGLFANLSVQNGYATVKGMGNYAGMNGTNGEVSPRLKSQLSFPARAPSSLGMLSQISAIESESIDAASPDSGKLRNGNCDSRFYSSTGFPYGSWNESHFAENFNGMKRDPDDNGKLFSNIQNGELGNRVHVLSRHLSLPKTSVDMVAMEKFLHFQDSVPCKIRAKRGCATHPRSIAERVRRTRISERMRKLQELVPNMDKQQTNTADMLDLAVVYIKDLQKQYKTLSDNRANCKCLSKQKPVQNEIV, from the exons ATGGATTCGAGTAGCAATCACAGTTATCACAACCAGAACAGTCAATCCTGTTCTGGGTTGTTGCGGTTTCGATCAGCTCCAAGCTCACTTCTTGCAAATTTCAATGATAATGGAGGTAGCAATGATTCTGTTATGAGTTTCCAAGTATTCGAGGATAGATCTGCAGTAAGAGTGAGAGAGCCACCTCTCAATTATGCAAATTCTCCGCAGAATTACACCGGTTTGCCTCCTCATTACCCAAGACAAAGTTCAGCTACGACTTCTTCTGCTATGGATAGCTGTTATGGTTTGATAGGTTCAATGGCAATGGGTAATCATGAGCAAGCCAAAAGGTTTGATTCAAATCTTGCTAGACAGAATAGCTCCCCTGCTGGACTTTTTGCTAACCTCTCTgttcaaaatg GCTATGCCACCGTGAAAGGCATGGGGAACTACGCTGGGATGAATGGTACAAATGGAGAAGTAAGTCCAAGATTAAAGAGCCAACTTAGCTTCCCAGCAAGAGCGCCTTCTTCTTTGGGGATGTTGTCTCAGATATCAGCAATCGAGAGTGAAAGTATTGATGCAGCGAGCCCTGATAGTGGAAAGCTCAGAAATGGCAACTGTGACAGTCGATTTTATAGCTCTACTGGGTTCCCATATGGTTCTTGGAATGAATCACATTTTGCAGAAAATtttaatggcatgaagagagatccAGATGATAATGGAAAGCTATTTTCTAATATTCAG AATGGAGAGCTCGGGAATCGTGTTCATGTATTATCGCGCCACTTAAGTTTGCCAAAGACATCAGTGGATATGGTTGCCATGGAAAAGTTCCTCCATTTCCAAGATTCTGTTCCTTGTAAAATAAGGGCAAAGCGTGGTTGTGCCACTCATCCTCGAAGTATTGCAGAAAGA GTGAGAAGAACCCGGATTAGCGAAAGAATGAGGAAACTACAGGAGCTTGTCCCAAACATGGACAAG caGCAAACAAACACAGCAGACATGCTAGATTTGGCTGTTGTGTACATCAAAGATCTTCAAAAGCAATACAAG ACTCTCAGTGACAACAGAGCCAACTGCAAGTGTTTGAGTAAACAGAAGCCAgtgcaaaatgaaattgtttga
- the LOC110636971 gene encoding transcription factor bHLH130 isoform X2, whose translation MDSSSNHSYHNQNSQSCSGLLRFRSAPSSLLANFNDNGGSNDSVMSFQVFEDRSAVRVREPPLNYANSPQNYTGLPPHYPRQSSATTSSAMDSCYGLIGSMAMGNHEQAKRFDSNLARQNSSPAGLFANLSVQNGYATVKGMGNYAGMNGTNGEVSPRLKSQLSFPARAPSSLGMLSQISAIESESIDAASPDSGKLRNGNCDSRFYSSTGFPYGSWNESHFAENFNGMKRDPDDNGKLFSNIQNGELGNRVHVLSRHLSLPKTSVDMVAMEKFLHFQDSVPCKIRAKRGCATHPRSIAERVRRTRISERMRKLQELVPNMDKQTNTADMLDLAVVYIKDLQKQYKTLSDNRANCKCLSKQKPVQNEIV comes from the exons ATGGATTCGAGTAGCAATCACAGTTATCACAACCAGAACAGTCAATCCTGTTCTGGGTTGTTGCGGTTTCGATCAGCTCCAAGCTCACTTCTTGCAAATTTCAATGATAATGGAGGTAGCAATGATTCTGTTATGAGTTTCCAAGTATTCGAGGATAGATCTGCAGTAAGAGTGAGAGAGCCACCTCTCAATTATGCAAATTCTCCGCAGAATTACACCGGTTTGCCTCCTCATTACCCAAGACAAAGTTCAGCTACGACTTCTTCTGCTATGGATAGCTGTTATGGTTTGATAGGTTCAATGGCAATGGGTAATCATGAGCAAGCCAAAAGGTTTGATTCAAATCTTGCTAGACAGAATAGCTCCCCTGCTGGACTTTTTGCTAACCTCTCTgttcaaaatg GCTATGCCACCGTGAAAGGCATGGGGAACTACGCTGGGATGAATGGTACAAATGGAGAAGTAAGTCCAAGATTAAAGAGCCAACTTAGCTTCCCAGCAAGAGCGCCTTCTTCTTTGGGGATGTTGTCTCAGATATCAGCAATCGAGAGTGAAAGTATTGATGCAGCGAGCCCTGATAGTGGAAAGCTCAGAAATGGCAACTGTGACAGTCGATTTTATAGCTCTACTGGGTTCCCATATGGTTCTTGGAATGAATCACATTTTGCAGAAAATtttaatggcatgaagagagatccAGATGATAATGGAAAGCTATTTTCTAATATTCAG AATGGAGAGCTCGGGAATCGTGTTCATGTATTATCGCGCCACTTAAGTTTGCCAAAGACATCAGTGGATATGGTTGCCATGGAAAAGTTCCTCCATTTCCAAGATTCTGTTCCTTGTAAAATAAGGGCAAAGCGTGGTTGTGCCACTCATCCTCGAAGTATTGCAGAAAGA GTGAGAAGAACCCGGATTAGCGAAAGAATGAGGAAACTACAGGAGCTTGTCCCAAACATGGACAAG CAAACAAACACAGCAGACATGCTAGATTTGGCTGTTGTGTACATCAAAGATCTTCAAAAGCAATACAAG ACTCTCAGTGACAACAGAGCCAACTGCAAGTGTTTGAGTAAACAGAAGCCAgtgcaaaatgaaattgtttga